In one window of Cellulophaga sp. HaHa_2_95 DNA:
- a CDS encoding amidohydrolase family protein translates to MIIDVHTHINNYHEDRVVSLEECLDKLTQTMIDNQVDYSLVLTSYKVNEHRPSTKQVVEAIKGRDNLGVVAGISYLNYNYRDLREIGDYLEQGLIKALKFYPGYEPFYPNDIRLKVVYEMALEYDVPVMFHSGDTYAPTGRIKYSHPIHIDDLAVDYPDLKIVICHVGNPWIKDCMEVVYKNKNVYADISGLVLGDFSTKFEKYMKKGIEEMITYAGNPKYLLYGTDWPISNMKSYLKFMKHLNIPDDKKELILWQNAVELYKIDVTKLKK, encoded by the coding sequence ATGATTATAGATGTTCATACGCATATAAATAACTACCACGAAGATCGGGTAGTTTCTCTAGAAGAGTGTTTAGATAAGCTCACGCAAACCATGATTGATAATCAGGTAGATTATTCTTTGGTGCTCACTTCGTATAAGGTAAATGAACATCGGCCAAGTACCAAGCAGGTAGTAGAGGCTATAAAAGGAAGAGATAATCTTGGTGTGGTTGCGGGTATAAGTTATCTGAATTACAACTATAGAGATTTAAGAGAAATAGGAGATTATTTAGAACAGGGCCTTATTAAAGCATTGAAATTTTATCCGGGGTATGAGCCTTTTTATCCAAATGATATACGGTTAAAAGTGGTGTATGAAATGGCCTTAGAATATGATGTTCCGGTCATGTTTCATTCAGGAGATACTTATGCGCCCACGGGTAGAATTAAATACTCCCACCCCATTCATATAGATGATTTGGCTGTTGATTATCCGGATTTAAAGATTGTTATTTGCCATGTAGGAAATCCATGGATAAAAGATTGTATGGAAGTGGTCTACAAGAATAAGAATGTCTACGCAGATATTTCTGGTCTTGTTTTGGGCGATTTTTCTACGAAGTTCGAGAAATACATGAAAAAAGGTATTGAAGAAATGATTACATATGCAGGAAATCCAAAATACTTGTTATATGGTACAGATTGGCCCATCTCTAATATGAAATCGTACTTAAAGTTTATGAAGCATTTGAATATTCCGGATGATAAGAAAGAATTAATTCTATGGCAAAATGCGGTAGAATTGTATAAAATTGATGTTACAAAATTGAAAAAATAG
- a CDS encoding MarC family protein has translation MKEIITTIFFLIAVIDPLGSVPVYLEATKNFDTKHKRKIAVRASLVAFVILLFFIGIGQFILEGMEVSLDAFQISGGVILFLFALTMIFGDGKPENEKSKIKDYKHVSIFPIAIPSIASPGAIMAVVLMTNNNLYSIEQQAVTTVLVLIVVILTCLLLLAANVVQEKVGEYGITVISKVMGLILASYAIQSILTGLREFFTILH, from the coding sequence ATGAAAGAAATAATTACGACTATATTTTTTTTGATTGCTGTGATAGATCCTTTGGGTTCAGTGCCAGTGTATTTAGAGGCAACCAAAAATTTTGATACCAAGCATAAAAGAAAAATAGCGGTCAGAGCTTCATTGGTAGCCTTTGTTATATTACTTTTCTTTATTGGTATCGGTCAGTTTATTTTAGAAGGGATGGAGGTCTCTTTAGATGCCTTTCAAATTTCTGGAGGTGTCATTTTGTTTTTGTTTGCGCTAACCATGATTTTTGGCGACGGAAAGCCGGAGAATGAAAAAAGTAAAATTAAAGATTATAAGCATGTATCTATTTTTCCAATAGCCATTCCTTCGATTGCTTCTCCGGGGGCAATTATGGCGGTGGTGTTAATGACGAATAATAATCTATACTCCATAGAACAACAGGCGGTAACTACCGTTTTAGTGCTTATTGTGGTCATTCTAACGTGTCTCTTATTATTGGCGGCAAATGTGGTACAGGAAAAAGTTGGCGAGTACGGAATAACTGTAATTAGTAAAGTGATGGGGTTGATCTTAGCATCTTATGCTATCCAAAGTATTTTAACAGGTTTAAGAGAATTCTTTACGATACTGCATTAA
- a CDS encoding fasciclin domain-containing protein translates to MKTNSFFKSAFSSVFILATSFSFAQDMPTSKDIKMDENTKINKSPETHPSKDIVFNTQNTKALTTLTAAIKAADLTEKLQGEGPFTVFAPTDTAFEKLAQGTVNGLLEIENKEKLQAILTYHILAGKFTSEDLIKAVKKGKGKTEFKTINGKILKGMYDGKNLKLIDETGHMATVTITDAKQSNGIIHIIDTVLSPGL, encoded by the coding sequence ATGAAAACCAATTCATTTTTTAAATCTGCATTTTCGTCGGTCTTTATTCTAGCCACAAGTTTCTCTTTTGCGCAAGATATGCCAACCTCAAAAGATATAAAAATGGATGAGAACACAAAAATTAACAAAAGTCCAGAGACCCACCCGTCTAAAGATATTGTTTTCAATACACAAAACACAAAAGCCCTTACTACTTTAACTGCCGCTATAAAAGCTGCAGATCTTACAGAAAAATTACAAGGAGAAGGACCATTTACTGTCTTTGCTCCAACGGATACTGCTTTTGAAAAATTAGCTCAAGGCACCGTAAATGGATTGCTCGAAATTGAAAACAAAGAGAAATTGCAAGCCATATTAACGTATCATATCTTGGCTGGAAAATTTACCTCTGAAGACTTAATCAAAGCGGTAAAAAAAGGAAAAGGAAAAACAGAATTTAAAACCATCAACGGCAAAATATTAAAAGGCATGTATGATGGAAAAAATCTGAAGCTTATAGATGAAACGGGTCATATGGCTACCGTAACTATTACCGATGCAAAACAATCCAATGGGATCATCCATATTATTGATACGGTATTATCACCAGGACTATAA